From the Lolium rigidum isolate FL_2022 chromosome 2, APGP_CSIRO_Lrig_0.1, whole genome shotgun sequence genome, one window contains:
- the LOC124688310 gene encoding aquaporin NIP2-1-like — protein MSTNSRSNSRANFSNEIHDIGAARSTTPSMYYNERSIADYFPPHLLKKMVSEVVSTFLLVFMTCGAAAISASDPTRISQLGQSVAGGLIVTVMIYSVGHISGAHMNPAVTLSFAVFRHFPWIQVPFYWASQFTGAICASFVLKAVLHPITEIGTTVPHGPHWHSLVIEVVVTFNMMFVTLAVATDNRAVGELAGLAVGSSVCITSIFAGAVSGGSMNPARTLGPALASNHFTGLWIYFLGPVLGTISGAWTYTFIRFEDPPKDTPQKLSSFKLRRLQSQSVAATDLDDELEHIPI, from the exons ATGTCGACTAACTCGAGATCGAACTCCAGGGCGAACTTCTCGAACGAGATCCACGACATCGgggcggcgcgctccaccacgccCAGCATGTACTACAACGAGAGGTCTATCGCGGACTACTTCCCGCCCCACCTCCTGAAGAAG ATGGTGTCGGAGGTGGTGTCAACGTTCCTGCTGGTGTTCATGACCTGCGGAGCGGCGGCGATTAGCGCCAGCGACCCCACGCGCATATCGCAGCTGGGACAGTCGGTGGCCGGCGGTCTCATCGTGACCGTCATGATCTACTCCGTCGGACACATCTCCGGCGCGCACATGAATCCCGCCGTCACGCTCTCCTTCGCCGTCTTCCGGCATTTCCCATGGATTCAG GTCCCGTTCTACTGGGCGTCGCAGTTCACGGGCGCCATCTGCGCGTCCTtcgtgctcaaggcggtgctccacCCCATCACCGAGATCGGCACCACCGTGCCGCACGGCCCGCACTGGCACTCCCTCGTCATCGAGGTCGTCGTCACCTTCAACATGATGTTCGTCACGCTCGCCGTCGCAACAGACAACAGAGCG GTGGGAGAGTTGGCCGGGTTAGCTGTCGGTTCCTCGGTTTGCATTACGTCCATCTTCGCAGG GGCGGTGTCGGGAGGATCGATGAACCCGGCGAGGACGCTGGGCCCGGCGCTGGCCAGCAACCACTTCACCGGCCTCTGGATCTACTTCCTCGGTCCCGTCCTCGGCACCATCTCCGGCGCCTGGACCTACACCTTCATCCGCTTTGAGGACCCGCCCAAGGACACGCCGCAGAAGCTCTCCTCATTCAAGCTCCGCCGGTTGCAGAGCCAGTCCGTCGCTGCCACCGACCTCGACGACGAGCTCGAACACATCCCCATCTGA